Proteins encoded in a region of the Bombyx mori chromosome 23, ASM3026992v2 genome:
- the LOC119630357 gene encoding putative nuclease HARBI1, which produces MAGTLMSSDSDSDLEVLEQLSDWDNEDTDGDEGPSGSRRSYCRIDYTQCLTDAEFTFRFRLNKAAVQLLLSEIMPHVKVTCNRNHGVAPLHQLLLTLRFYALGTMLISVADFVGVSKSTASRIVHDISGAIAILYNKYIVMHPNHVDKFFQYGQFPRVLGAIDCTHIRIQSPNHTIGEEFRNRKGYFSLNVQAVCDADLKFMNVVARWPGSAHDATIFNNSVLRAQCEAGTFGNRWLLADSAYPNR; this is translated from the exons ATGGCCGGAACTTTAATGTCTAGTGATAGTGACAGTGATCTTGAAGTGCTGGAGCAGCTTTCAGATTGGGATAATGAGGATACTGATGGAGACGAAGGTCCATCAGGATCACGAAGAAGCTATTGCCGTATTGATTATACTCAGTGCCTAACTGATGCTGAATTTACATTTAGATTTCGTCTTAACAAAGCTGCGGTACAATTACTTTTATCGGAAATAATGCCACATGTAAAAGTAACCTGCAATCG AAATCATGGAGTTGCACCACTTCACCAGCTACTCCTAACCCTCCGATTTTATGCATTGGGTACAATGCTAATTTCTGTAGCGGATTTCGTGGGCGTGTCAAAATCGACCGCCAGCAGAATAGTTCACGATATATCTGGAGCTATAGCCATACTgtacaataaatacattgtaATGCACCCTAATCATGTGGACAAGTTTTTTCAATATGGTCAATTCCCACGTGTCCTGGGTGCAATTGACTGCACTCACATACGGATACAATCTCCAA ATCACACAATAGGCGAAGAGTTCAGAAACCGAAAAGGCTACTTTTCATTAAATGTTCAAGCAGTTTGTGATGCTGATTTGAAGTTTATGAATGTTGTAGCCCGGTGGCCTGGTTCTGCACATGATGCtactatatttaataattctgtTTTAAGAG CTCAGTGTGAAGCTGGGACTTTTGGGAATCGCTGGTTGCTGGCTGACAGTGCCTATCCAAACAGATGA
- the LOC119628389 gene encoding uncharacterized protein LOC119628389 has translation MESVSAMVSSKPLTKDESKILLSFIESSKIIYNKRTNATNNKLKNEEWKRISDHFNAVVTTSYRTPQQLRLKWENLKKNSRKRNTQIRMNNIKTGGGGPSYIPPDDVLDRVAALLGSTVDGFTVAYGGDAELIPCAGSSNGGGDEHGLEGVIDNVIDNGAEVLECNSGVEVLKECVVEDTGPCSVTPPNPKFLHTPKASGFKRKSKFDEHRASRNQAIANYYNAKSKLLEAKFENIVLENKKLKLEIEKLKNVN, from the exons ATGGAAAGTGTAAGTGCAATG GTATCAAGCAAGCCTCTCACAAAGGACGAGTCAAAAATACTGCTTTCGTTTATTGAaagtagtaaaattatttataataaaagaacAAATGCGACTAATAACAAACTAAAAAATGAGGAGTGGAAACGCATAAGCGACCATTTCAATGCTGTGGTGACCACATCCTACCGGACACCACAGCAGTTGCGTTTAAAATGGGAAAATCTCAAAAAGAATTCCCGTAAACGCAATACACAAATACGTATGAATAACATAAAg ACTGGTGGTGGTGGTCCTTCCTACATCCCCCCTGATGATGTGTTGGACAGGGTGGCTGCATTATTAGGAAGTACTGTAGATGGTTTCACAGTAGCATATGGTGGTGATGCTGAACTAATACCATGTGCCGGCAGTAGTAATGGTGGTGGTGATGAACATGGTTTGGAGGGTGTTATAGATAATGTAATTGATAATGGTGCTGAGGTGTTGGAGTGTAACAGTGGTGTTGAGGTGTTGAAAGAGTGTGTGGTCGAAGACACAGGGCCTTGCTCAGTCACACCACCTAACCCCAAATTTTTACACACTCCCAAAGCCAGcg gtttcaaaagaaaatcaaaatttGACGAGCACCGGGCATCCAGAAACCAGGCAATAGCTAATTACTATAATGCAAAAAGTAAACTTTTAGAagcaaaatttgaaaatattgtgttagaaaataaaaaattaaaattagaaattgaaaaacttaagaatgtaaattaa